From Osmerus mordax isolate fOsmMor3 chromosome 8, fOsmMor3.pri, whole genome shotgun sequence, a single genomic window includes:
- the LOC136947885 gene encoding sentrin-specific protease 6-like isoform X4, with protein MRSSIHHNQWREHGINMAHNRSFFIDALDRSEARRDGGYTQNWSFSLSDDSEEERRHENDFSTAGPQIQSVEVDSIILTCPEVPEDESLNIKRRLLLKRKPSDPKETCCSLQSPAKPVEPLCPSEYFTVCGKCGKRSEDHAKCQSCGHALSPESPCHAHLLPVQLASPAPRPPVRPQPQPSSPGPHSFQSGKSFYGAASTMRAPRMDVVPVRITRGNMLQPLNGRPSGLAATTSCCGARVSSKGKRSAAARQLELNDPIVLSSDDDEEEADNASTGSVNRLDSVSPRPADSAHSSPAPSGGKVEAAVKSSAEQEEITSDFFADIDTKISIPRRPCMKDQCGNHVPDDTTPRKKPKMALDSIILECRSVRVGTLRRMVTKPVIFSVDHIHLETEGPEVDALEKVSLRGSELTSCEWCSVRKLPVLFFQTTQEECLRLRTQLNMSREDGGLWYDCSGDQSDEKYIVLIFENGLLMHEQMILEDILVEIGRANNLTEFPTKLSFDEANIRLVNYNKATKEKEEKGKPAGKPPAPAPVRTRMATRQHASMFFGDEEDDMAELQPTFTGPIIKLMVYPPPPAKGGITVTNEDLHCLHDGEFLNDVIIDFYLKYLVLEKLKREEAQRSHVFSSFFYKRLNQRERRSLPDTTHLPIQKRKHNRVKTWTRHVDLFQKDFIFVPINESAHWYLAVICFPGLQGPQYEPNPMYQGPASAACSTQAPGPAPCPTPGPGLEDSFPDHCRPLSPERDDFLEPSDDPPANEALLEAHSNSNQPKGASASTEGGQEPPQTPGTRSNGQTEAQPQYTDGLHRISVTYGPGNGNNGSCAFSDDQSSCQDECSEDGGLADDSLNQESSGWTSRPTLCKQPCILIMDSLRGPARSTVVKTLREYLEVEWEARKGSQRSFGKDVMKGSSPRVPQQDNFSDCGVYILQYVESFFENPLPSFHLPVNLSEWFPQQRMKTKREEIKELIRKIQTQQELDKKEAAQGSATGSPQEQDRGREGGVDTGSEPSCQPLS; from the exons ATGCGCAGTAGTATACACCATAATCAGTGGCGAGAACATGGAATAAACATGGCTCACAATAGAAGCTTTTTCATTGATG CTCTGGATAGATCAGAagccaggagagatggagggtacaCGCAGAACTGGAGCTTTTCTCTTTCTGATGACagtgaagaggaaaggagacatGA GAACGACTTCTCCACAGCCGGCCCTCAGATCCAGTCAGTGGAGGTAGACAGCATAATCCTCACCTGTCCCGAAGTCCCAG AAGACGAGAGCCTGAACATCAAACGGCGCCTGCTGCTCAAGCGGAAGCCGTCAGACCCCAAGGAGACCTGCTGTAGCTTACAGTCTCCGGCCAAACCCGTCGAG CCCCTGTGCCCCAGCGAGTACTTCACGGTGTGCGGCAAGTGCGGCAAGCGCAGCGAGGACCACGCCAAGTGTCAAAGCTGCGGCCACGCCTTGAGCCCAGAGTCGCCCTGCcacgctcacctcctccctgtccagctGGCCTCGCCCgcccccagacccccagtccggccccagccccagccctcctccccgggCCCCCACAGCTTCCAGTCGGGGAAGAGCTTCTACGGCGCGGCCTCCACCATGAGGGCTCCACGCATGGACGTGGTGCCGGTCCGCATCACCCGGGGTAACATGCTGCAGCCCCTCAACGGGAGGCCCTCCGGGCTGGCCGCCACCACCAGCTGCTGCGGAGCCAGGGTCTCCAGCAAAGGGAAGAGGTCCGCGGCCGCCAGGCAGCTCGAGCTCAACGACCCCA TTGTCCTGTCCAGCGACGACGACGAGGAGGAAGCGGACAACGCCAGCACGGGAAGCGTGAACCGCCTGGACAGCGTGTCCCCGCGGCCCGCCGACTCGGCGCACTCCTCGCCGGCGCCCTCCGGCGGGAAGGTGGAGGCGGCGGTGAAGAGCAGCGCGGAGCAGGAGGAGATCACCTCCGACTTCTTCGCCGACATCGACACAAAAATCTCAATACCCAGGAGACCCTGCATGAAGGATCAG TGCGGCAACCACGTACCCGACGACACCACCCCGAGGAAAAAGCCCAAAATGGCGCTGGACAGCATCATCCTGGAGTGCCGGAGCGTGCGCGTCGGGACGCTCCGCAGGATGGTCACCAAGCCCGTCATC TTCTCCGTCGATCACATCCACCTGGAAACGGAAG GGCCTGAGGTGGACGCGCTGGAGAAGGTGAGCCTGCGGGGGTCGGAGCTGACCAGCTGCGAGTGGTGCAGCGTGAGGAAGCTGCCCGTGCTGTTCTTCCAGACCACCCAGGAGGAGTGCCTGCGGCTCCGCACGCAGCTCAACATGTCCCGGGAGGACGGCGGCCTGTGGTACGACTGCTCCGGGGACC agtccgaTGAGAAGTACATCGTCCTGATCTTCGAGAACGGGCTGCTGATGCACGAGCAGATGATCCTGGAGGACATCCTGGTGGAGATCGGCCGGGCCAACAACCTGACCGAGTTCCCCACCAAGCTCTCCTTCGACGAGGCCAACATCCGCCTGGTGAATTACAACAAAGCCaccaaggagaaggaggagaag GGCAAGCCAGCGGGCAAGCCCCCCGCCCCGGCGCCCGTACGCACGCGCATGGCCACGCGCCAGCACGCCAGCATGTTCTTCGGCGACGAGGAGGACGACATGGCGGAGCTCCAACCCACCTTCACCGGACCAATCATAAA GCTCATGGTGTACCCCCCTCCGCCAGCCAAGGGAGGCATCACTGTGACGAACGAAGACCTCCACTGCCTTCACGACGGAGAGTTCCTCAATGACGTCATCATCGACTTTTATTTAAA ATACTTGGTCTTGGAGAagttgaagagagaggaagctcAGAGGAGTCACGTGTTCAGCTCCTTCTTCTACAAGAGGCTCaaccagagggagaggaggagcctcCCTGACACCACTCACCTGCC GATACAGAAGAGAAAGCACAACCGCGTGAAGACATGGACCCGGCACGTGGATCTGTTCCAGAAAGACTTCATTTTTGTTCCCATCAACGAGTC AGCCCACTGGTACTTGGCAGTGATCTGCTTCCCCGGGCTGCAAGGCCCTCAGTATGAGCCCAACCCCATGTACCAGGGCCCGGCGTCAGCCGCATGCTCCACCCAAGCCCCAGGCCCGGCTCCATGCCCCACTCCAGGCCCGGGGCTGGAGGACAGCTTCCCGGATCACTGCAGGCCACTGTCCCCTGAGAGGGACGACTTCCTGGAGCCTTCTGATGACCCCCCTGCCAACGAGGCCTTATTGGAGGCTCACTCCAACAGCAACCAGCCAAAGGGGGCTTCGGCCTCTACCGAGGGGGGACAAGAGCCTCCGCAGACCCCCGGCACGAGGAGCAATGGACAGACTGAAGCCCAGCCACAATATACAG ATGGTTTGCACAGGATCAGTGTGACTTACGGACCGGGGAATGGGAACAATGGCAGCTGCGCCTTTTCTGACGACCAAAGCTCCTGTCAG gATGAGTGTAGTGAGGATGGTGGCCTTGCTGACGATTCTCTCAACCAGGAGAGCTCAGGGTGGACCTCCAGACCCACCTTGTGCAAACA GCCTTGTATTCTCATCATGGACTCTCTGCGTGGCCCTGCCAGATCCACTGTTGTGAAAACGTTGAGAGA gtACCTGGAGGTGGAATGGGAGGCGAGGAAAGGAAGCCAGCGGAGCTTTGGGAAGGACGTGATGAAGGGCTCGAGCCCTCGAGTGCCTCAGCAGGACAACTTCAGCGACTGTGGAGTGTACATCCTGCAGTATGTGGAAAGCTTCTTCGAG AATCCACTTCCTAGTTTTCATCTCCCCGTCAACCTGTCGGAGTGGTTCCCACAGCAACGGATGAAGACCAAGCGTGAGGAGATTAAGGAGCTCATCCGGAAGATCCAAACTCAACAGGAACTGGACAAGAAGGAGGCGGCCCAGGGCTCGGCCACGGGCTCCCCCCAGGAGCAGgaccgggggagggagggtggtgtggaCACTGGGTCAGAGCCCTCCTGCCAGCCCCTCAGTTGA
- the LOC136947885 gene encoding sentrin-specific protease 6-like isoform X2, which translates to MRSSIHHNQWREHGINMAHNRSFFIDALDRSEARRDGGYTQNWSFSLSDDSEEERRHDTSAVTMEESNSRQQQAPPEGKKSPTLRHFSADPLRTYENRPNSHSRTYNKRLNEAPLAVATPSPMPNRTNYLIVSPSPSQGVVLQGRHFQHANAHSPMRKPVQSFSPPQSSLDLKERNDFSTAGPQIQSVEVDSIILTCPEVPEDESLNIKRRLLLKRKPSDPKETCCSLQSPAKPVEPLCPSEYFTVCGKCGKRSEDHAKCQSCGHALSPESPCHAHLLPVQLASPAPRPPVRPQPQPSSPGPHSFQSGKSFYGAASTMRAPRMDVVPVRITRGNMLQPLNGRPSGLAATTSCCGARVSSKGKRSAAARQLELNDPIVLSSDDDEEEADNASTGSVNRLDSVSPRPADSAHSSPAPSGGKVEAAVKSSAEQEEITSDFFADIDTKISIPRRPCMKDQCGNHVPDDTTPRKKPKMALDSIILECRSVRVGTLRRMVTKPVIFSVDHIHLETEGPEVDALEKVSLRGSELTSCEWCSVRKLPVLFFQTTQEECLRLRTQLNMSREDGGLWYDCSGDQSDEKYIVLIFENGLLMHEQMILEDILVEIGRANNLTEFPTKLSFDEANIRLGKPAGKPPAPAPVRTRMATRQHASMFFGDEEDDMAELQPTFTGPIIKLMVYPPPPAKGGITVTNEDLHCLHDGEFLNDVIIDFYLKYLVLEKLKREEAQRSHVFSSFFYKRLNQRERRSLPDTTHLPIQKRKHNRVKTWTRHVDLFQKDFIFVPINESAHWYLAVICFPGLQGPQYEPNPMYQGPASAACSTQAPGPAPCPTPGPGLEDSFPDHCRPLSPERDDFLEPSDDPPANEALLEAHSNSNQPKGASASTEGGQEPPQTPGTRSNGQTEAQPQYTDGLHRISVTYGPGNGNNGSCAFSDDQSSCQDECSEDGGLADDSLNQESSGWTSRPTLCKQPCILIMDSLRGPARSTVVKTLREYLEVEWEARKGSQRSFGKDVMKGSSPRVPQQDNFSDCGVYILQYVESFFENPLPSFHLPVNLSEWFPQQRMKTKREEIKELIRKIQTQQELDKKEAAQGSATGSPQEQDRGREGGVDTGSEPSCQPLS; encoded by the exons ATGCGCAGTAGTATACACCATAATCAGTGGCGAGAACATGGAATAAACATGGCTCACAATAGAAGCTTTTTCATTGATG CTCTGGATAGATCAGAagccaggagagatggagggtacaCGCAGAACTGGAGCTTTTCTCTTTCTGATGACagtgaagaggaaaggagacatGA CACTTCAGCGGTGACCATGGAGGAGTCGAACAGCCGACAGCAACAGGCCCCTCCCGAGGGGAAGAAG TCGCCCACCCTCAGACACTTCTCAGCGGATCCTCTGAGAACCTATGAAAACAGGCCAAATAGTCACTCGAGGACGTACAACAAGAGGCTCAA CGAAGCGCCCCTCGCAGTAGCGACGCCGTCGCCGATGCCCAACAGAACCAACTATCTCATCGTCAGCCCCTCTCCGTCACAAGGGGTGGTCTTACAGGGGAGACACTTTCAGCACGCCAATGCCCACAGCCCGATGAGGAAGCCGGTCCAAAG TTTTTCACCACCCCAAAGCAGCCTTGACTTGAAGGAAAG GAACGACTTCTCCACAGCCGGCCCTCAGATCCAGTCAGTGGAGGTAGACAGCATAATCCTCACCTGTCCCGAAGTCCCAG AAGACGAGAGCCTGAACATCAAACGGCGCCTGCTGCTCAAGCGGAAGCCGTCAGACCCCAAGGAGACCTGCTGTAGCTTACAGTCTCCGGCCAAACCCGTCGAG CCCCTGTGCCCCAGCGAGTACTTCACGGTGTGCGGCAAGTGCGGCAAGCGCAGCGAGGACCACGCCAAGTGTCAAAGCTGCGGCCACGCCTTGAGCCCAGAGTCGCCCTGCcacgctcacctcctccctgtccagctGGCCTCGCCCgcccccagacccccagtccggccccagccccagccctcctccccgggCCCCCACAGCTTCCAGTCGGGGAAGAGCTTCTACGGCGCGGCCTCCACCATGAGGGCTCCACGCATGGACGTGGTGCCGGTCCGCATCACCCGGGGTAACATGCTGCAGCCCCTCAACGGGAGGCCCTCCGGGCTGGCCGCCACCACCAGCTGCTGCGGAGCCAGGGTCTCCAGCAAAGGGAAGAGGTCCGCGGCCGCCAGGCAGCTCGAGCTCAACGACCCCA TTGTCCTGTCCAGCGACGACGACGAGGAGGAAGCGGACAACGCCAGCACGGGAAGCGTGAACCGCCTGGACAGCGTGTCCCCGCGGCCCGCCGACTCGGCGCACTCCTCGCCGGCGCCCTCCGGCGGGAAGGTGGAGGCGGCGGTGAAGAGCAGCGCGGAGCAGGAGGAGATCACCTCCGACTTCTTCGCCGACATCGACACAAAAATCTCAATACCCAGGAGACCCTGCATGAAGGATCAG TGCGGCAACCACGTACCCGACGACACCACCCCGAGGAAAAAGCCCAAAATGGCGCTGGACAGCATCATCCTGGAGTGCCGGAGCGTGCGCGTCGGGACGCTCCGCAGGATGGTCACCAAGCCCGTCATC TTCTCCGTCGATCACATCCACCTGGAAACGGAAG GGCCTGAGGTGGACGCGCTGGAGAAGGTGAGCCTGCGGGGGTCGGAGCTGACCAGCTGCGAGTGGTGCAGCGTGAGGAAGCTGCCCGTGCTGTTCTTCCAGACCACCCAGGAGGAGTGCCTGCGGCTCCGCACGCAGCTCAACATGTCCCGGGAGGACGGCGGCCTGTGGTACGACTGCTCCGGGGACC agtccgaTGAGAAGTACATCGTCCTGATCTTCGAGAACGGGCTGCTGATGCACGAGCAGATGATCCTGGAGGACATCCTGGTGGAGATCGGCCGGGCCAACAACCTGACCGAGTTCCCCACCAAGCTCTCCTTCGACGAGGCCAACATCCGCCTG GGCAAGCCAGCGGGCAAGCCCCCCGCCCCGGCGCCCGTACGCACGCGCATGGCCACGCGCCAGCACGCCAGCATGTTCTTCGGCGACGAGGAGGACGACATGGCGGAGCTCCAACCCACCTTCACCGGACCAATCATAAA GCTCATGGTGTACCCCCCTCCGCCAGCCAAGGGAGGCATCACTGTGACGAACGAAGACCTCCACTGCCTTCACGACGGAGAGTTCCTCAATGACGTCATCATCGACTTTTATTTAAA ATACTTGGTCTTGGAGAagttgaagagagaggaagctcAGAGGAGTCACGTGTTCAGCTCCTTCTTCTACAAGAGGCTCaaccagagggagaggaggagcctcCCTGACACCACTCACCTGCC GATACAGAAGAGAAAGCACAACCGCGTGAAGACATGGACCCGGCACGTGGATCTGTTCCAGAAAGACTTCATTTTTGTTCCCATCAACGAGTC AGCCCACTGGTACTTGGCAGTGATCTGCTTCCCCGGGCTGCAAGGCCCTCAGTATGAGCCCAACCCCATGTACCAGGGCCCGGCGTCAGCCGCATGCTCCACCCAAGCCCCAGGCCCGGCTCCATGCCCCACTCCAGGCCCGGGGCTGGAGGACAGCTTCCCGGATCACTGCAGGCCACTGTCCCCTGAGAGGGACGACTTCCTGGAGCCTTCTGATGACCCCCCTGCCAACGAGGCCTTATTGGAGGCTCACTCCAACAGCAACCAGCCAAAGGGGGCTTCGGCCTCTACCGAGGGGGGACAAGAGCCTCCGCAGACCCCCGGCACGAGGAGCAATGGACAGACTGAAGCCCAGCCACAATATACAG ATGGTTTGCACAGGATCAGTGTGACTTACGGACCGGGGAATGGGAACAATGGCAGCTGCGCCTTTTCTGACGACCAAAGCTCCTGTCAG gATGAGTGTAGTGAGGATGGTGGCCTTGCTGACGATTCTCTCAACCAGGAGAGCTCAGGGTGGACCTCCAGACCCACCTTGTGCAAACA GCCTTGTATTCTCATCATGGACTCTCTGCGTGGCCCTGCCAGATCCACTGTTGTGAAAACGTTGAGAGA gtACCTGGAGGTGGAATGGGAGGCGAGGAAAGGAAGCCAGCGGAGCTTTGGGAAGGACGTGATGAAGGGCTCGAGCCCTCGAGTGCCTCAGCAGGACAACTTCAGCGACTGTGGAGTGTACATCCTGCAGTATGTGGAAAGCTTCTTCGAG AATCCACTTCCTAGTTTTCATCTCCCCGTCAACCTGTCGGAGTGGTTCCCACAGCAACGGATGAAGACCAAGCGTGAGGAGATTAAGGAGCTCATCCGGAAGATCCAAACTCAACAGGAACTGGACAAGAAGGAGGCGGCCCAGGGCTCGGCCACGGGCTCCCCCCAGGAGCAGgaccgggggagggagggtggtgtggaCACTGGGTCAGAGCCCTCCTGCCAGCCCCTCAGTTGA
- the LOC136947885 gene encoding sentrin-specific protease 6-like isoform X1, with amino-acid sequence MRSSIHHNQWREHGINMAHNRSFFIDALDRSEARRDGGYTQNWSFSLSDDSEEERRHDTSAVTMEESNSRQQQAPPEGKKSPTLRHFSADPLRTYENRPNSHSRTYNKRLNEAPLAVATPSPMPNRTNYLIVSPSPSQGVVLQGRHFQHANAHSPMRKPVQSFSPPQSSLDLKERNDFSTAGPQIQSVEVDSIILTCPEVPEDESLNIKRRLLLKRKPSDPKETCCSLQSPAKPVEPLCPSEYFTVCGKCGKRSEDHAKCQSCGHALSPESPCHAHLLPVQLASPAPRPPVRPQPQPSSPGPHSFQSGKSFYGAASTMRAPRMDVVPVRITRGNMLQPLNGRPSGLAATTSCCGARVSSKGKRSAAARQLELNDPIVLSSDDDEEEADNASTGSVNRLDSVSPRPADSAHSSPAPSGGKVEAAVKSSAEQEEITSDFFADIDTKISIPRRPCMKDQCGNHVPDDTTPRKKPKMALDSIILECRSVRVGTLRRMVTKPVIFSVDHIHLETEGPEVDALEKVSLRGSELTSCEWCSVRKLPVLFFQTTQEECLRLRTQLNMSREDGGLWYDCSGDQSDEKYIVLIFENGLLMHEQMILEDILVEIGRANNLTEFPTKLSFDEANIRLVNYNKATKEKEEKGKPAGKPPAPAPVRTRMATRQHASMFFGDEEDDMAELQPTFTGPIIKLMVYPPPPAKGGITVTNEDLHCLHDGEFLNDVIIDFYLKYLVLEKLKREEAQRSHVFSSFFYKRLNQRERRSLPDTTHLPIQKRKHNRVKTWTRHVDLFQKDFIFVPINESAHWYLAVICFPGLQGPQYEPNPMYQGPASAACSTQAPGPAPCPTPGPGLEDSFPDHCRPLSPERDDFLEPSDDPPANEALLEAHSNSNQPKGASASTEGGQEPPQTPGTRSNGQTEAQPQYTDGLHRISVTYGPGNGNNGSCAFSDDQSSCQDECSEDGGLADDSLNQESSGWTSRPTLCKQPCILIMDSLRGPARSTVVKTLREYLEVEWEARKGSQRSFGKDVMKGSSPRVPQQDNFSDCGVYILQYVESFFENPLPSFHLPVNLSEWFPQQRMKTKREEIKELIRKIQTQQELDKKEAAQGSATGSPQEQDRGREGGVDTGSEPSCQPLS; translated from the exons ATGCGCAGTAGTATACACCATAATCAGTGGCGAGAACATGGAATAAACATGGCTCACAATAGAAGCTTTTTCATTGATG CTCTGGATAGATCAGAagccaggagagatggagggtacaCGCAGAACTGGAGCTTTTCTCTTTCTGATGACagtgaagaggaaaggagacatGA CACTTCAGCGGTGACCATGGAGGAGTCGAACAGCCGACAGCAACAGGCCCCTCCCGAGGGGAAGAAG TCGCCCACCCTCAGACACTTCTCAGCGGATCCTCTGAGAACCTATGAAAACAGGCCAAATAGTCACTCGAGGACGTACAACAAGAGGCTCAA CGAAGCGCCCCTCGCAGTAGCGACGCCGTCGCCGATGCCCAACAGAACCAACTATCTCATCGTCAGCCCCTCTCCGTCACAAGGGGTGGTCTTACAGGGGAGACACTTTCAGCACGCCAATGCCCACAGCCCGATGAGGAAGCCGGTCCAAAG TTTTTCACCACCCCAAAGCAGCCTTGACTTGAAGGAAAG GAACGACTTCTCCACAGCCGGCCCTCAGATCCAGTCAGTGGAGGTAGACAGCATAATCCTCACCTGTCCCGAAGTCCCAG AAGACGAGAGCCTGAACATCAAACGGCGCCTGCTGCTCAAGCGGAAGCCGTCAGACCCCAAGGAGACCTGCTGTAGCTTACAGTCTCCGGCCAAACCCGTCGAG CCCCTGTGCCCCAGCGAGTACTTCACGGTGTGCGGCAAGTGCGGCAAGCGCAGCGAGGACCACGCCAAGTGTCAAAGCTGCGGCCACGCCTTGAGCCCAGAGTCGCCCTGCcacgctcacctcctccctgtccagctGGCCTCGCCCgcccccagacccccagtccggccccagccccagccctcctccccgggCCCCCACAGCTTCCAGTCGGGGAAGAGCTTCTACGGCGCGGCCTCCACCATGAGGGCTCCACGCATGGACGTGGTGCCGGTCCGCATCACCCGGGGTAACATGCTGCAGCCCCTCAACGGGAGGCCCTCCGGGCTGGCCGCCACCACCAGCTGCTGCGGAGCCAGGGTCTCCAGCAAAGGGAAGAGGTCCGCGGCCGCCAGGCAGCTCGAGCTCAACGACCCCA TTGTCCTGTCCAGCGACGACGACGAGGAGGAAGCGGACAACGCCAGCACGGGAAGCGTGAACCGCCTGGACAGCGTGTCCCCGCGGCCCGCCGACTCGGCGCACTCCTCGCCGGCGCCCTCCGGCGGGAAGGTGGAGGCGGCGGTGAAGAGCAGCGCGGAGCAGGAGGAGATCACCTCCGACTTCTTCGCCGACATCGACACAAAAATCTCAATACCCAGGAGACCCTGCATGAAGGATCAG TGCGGCAACCACGTACCCGACGACACCACCCCGAGGAAAAAGCCCAAAATGGCGCTGGACAGCATCATCCTGGAGTGCCGGAGCGTGCGCGTCGGGACGCTCCGCAGGATGGTCACCAAGCCCGTCATC TTCTCCGTCGATCACATCCACCTGGAAACGGAAG GGCCTGAGGTGGACGCGCTGGAGAAGGTGAGCCTGCGGGGGTCGGAGCTGACCAGCTGCGAGTGGTGCAGCGTGAGGAAGCTGCCCGTGCTGTTCTTCCAGACCACCCAGGAGGAGTGCCTGCGGCTCCGCACGCAGCTCAACATGTCCCGGGAGGACGGCGGCCTGTGGTACGACTGCTCCGGGGACC agtccgaTGAGAAGTACATCGTCCTGATCTTCGAGAACGGGCTGCTGATGCACGAGCAGATGATCCTGGAGGACATCCTGGTGGAGATCGGCCGGGCCAACAACCTGACCGAGTTCCCCACCAAGCTCTCCTTCGACGAGGCCAACATCCGCCTGGTGAATTACAACAAAGCCaccaaggagaaggaggagaag GGCAAGCCAGCGGGCAAGCCCCCCGCCCCGGCGCCCGTACGCACGCGCATGGCCACGCGCCAGCACGCCAGCATGTTCTTCGGCGACGAGGAGGACGACATGGCGGAGCTCCAACCCACCTTCACCGGACCAATCATAAA GCTCATGGTGTACCCCCCTCCGCCAGCCAAGGGAGGCATCACTGTGACGAACGAAGACCTCCACTGCCTTCACGACGGAGAGTTCCTCAATGACGTCATCATCGACTTTTATTTAAA ATACTTGGTCTTGGAGAagttgaagagagaggaagctcAGAGGAGTCACGTGTTCAGCTCCTTCTTCTACAAGAGGCTCaaccagagggagaggaggagcctcCCTGACACCACTCACCTGCC GATACAGAAGAGAAAGCACAACCGCGTGAAGACATGGACCCGGCACGTGGATCTGTTCCAGAAAGACTTCATTTTTGTTCCCATCAACGAGTC AGCCCACTGGTACTTGGCAGTGATCTGCTTCCCCGGGCTGCAAGGCCCTCAGTATGAGCCCAACCCCATGTACCAGGGCCCGGCGTCAGCCGCATGCTCCACCCAAGCCCCAGGCCCGGCTCCATGCCCCACTCCAGGCCCGGGGCTGGAGGACAGCTTCCCGGATCACTGCAGGCCACTGTCCCCTGAGAGGGACGACTTCCTGGAGCCTTCTGATGACCCCCCTGCCAACGAGGCCTTATTGGAGGCTCACTCCAACAGCAACCAGCCAAAGGGGGCTTCGGCCTCTACCGAGGGGGGACAAGAGCCTCCGCAGACCCCCGGCACGAGGAGCAATGGACAGACTGAAGCCCAGCCACAATATACAG ATGGTTTGCACAGGATCAGTGTGACTTACGGACCGGGGAATGGGAACAATGGCAGCTGCGCCTTTTCTGACGACCAAAGCTCCTGTCAG gATGAGTGTAGTGAGGATGGTGGCCTTGCTGACGATTCTCTCAACCAGGAGAGCTCAGGGTGGACCTCCAGACCCACCTTGTGCAAACA GCCTTGTATTCTCATCATGGACTCTCTGCGTGGCCCTGCCAGATCCACTGTTGTGAAAACGTTGAGAGA gtACCTGGAGGTGGAATGGGAGGCGAGGAAAGGAAGCCAGCGGAGCTTTGGGAAGGACGTGATGAAGGGCTCGAGCCCTCGAGTGCCTCAGCAGGACAACTTCAGCGACTGTGGAGTGTACATCCTGCAGTATGTGGAAAGCTTCTTCGAG AATCCACTTCCTAGTTTTCATCTCCCCGTCAACCTGTCGGAGTGGTTCCCACAGCAACGGATGAAGACCAAGCGTGAGGAGATTAAGGAGCTCATCCGGAAGATCCAAACTCAACAGGAACTGGACAAGAAGGAGGCGGCCCAGGGCTCGGCCACGGGCTCCCCCCAGGAGCAGgaccgggggagggagggtggtgtggaCACTGGGTCAGAGCCCTCCTGCCAGCCCCTCAGTTGA